The following coding sequences are from one Ferrimicrobium sp. window:
- a CDS encoding 30S ribosomal protein bS22 — protein MGSLIKKRRKRMRKKKHKKMLKKTRWQRRAGR, from the coding sequence ATGGGATCATTGATTAAGAAGCGCCGTAAGCGCATGCGCAAAAAGAAGCATAAGAAGATGTTGAAGAAGACGCGCTGGCAGCGACGCGCTGGTCGTTAA
- the rsmI gene encoding 16S rRNA (cytidine(1402)-2'-O)-methyltransferase, which translates to MSGTLFVVGTPIGNLGDFSPRARECLSTVDLVIAEDSRVLGRLCHLVGITPREVRSYQGRQHITEVEFLASLETGDVALVSDAGMPGVSDPGAGFVELALRHGGTVRVIPGASALTAALALWPRMASTACFYGFLPRRGVERSQMVANVMRAPSVGVILESPRRLHETCAELAAHDPSRQVLLLGELTKLHESMHWMTLSEALEWLAGTEPKGEWVIVVEEAPAVAPSEVEGDRLLHALAASTLGTKEAAAIYAQVQAVPNRDAYQLMLSSRSNGTRSS; encoded by the coding sequence ATGAGCGGCACGCTCTTTGTGGTCGGTACTCCGATCGGCAATCTGGGAGACTTTAGCCCGCGCGCTCGCGAGTGCTTGAGCACGGTCGATCTTGTGATAGCGGAGGACTCTCGCGTCCTTGGTCGACTCTGTCATCTGGTGGGGATCACCCCCCGCGAGGTCCGCAGCTATCAAGGTAGGCAGCACATCACTGAGGTGGAGTTTCTCGCCTCCCTGGAGACCGGTGATGTGGCACTCGTCTCGGATGCAGGCATGCCCGGTGTGTCGGATCCCGGAGCTGGGTTCGTGGAACTTGCCCTTCGTCATGGTGGGACGGTTCGCGTGATTCCAGGAGCGTCGGCACTCACCGCAGCATTGGCACTTTGGCCGAGGATGGCGAGCACCGCCTGCTTCTATGGGTTTCTCCCTCGTCGCGGGGTGGAACGGTCGCAGATGGTCGCGAACGTGATGAGGGCTCCCTCTGTCGGAGTCATCCTGGAATCGCCTCGACGGTTGCATGAGACTTGTGCCGAGCTTGCTGCGCACGATCCTTCTCGCCAGGTGCTGCTGCTTGGTGAGCTAACCAAACTGCACGAATCCATGCACTGGATGACCCTCTCCGAAGCGCTGGAGTGGCTCGCGGGTACGGAGCCCAAAGGGGAATGGGTGATTGTAGTCGAAGAGGCCCCAGCAGTGGCGCCATCCGAAGTCGAGGGTGATCGATTGCTGCACGCACTCGCCGCATCGACGCTGGGAACCAAGGAGGCGGCCGCAATCTATGCGCAGGTTCAAGCGGTGCCCAACCGGGATGCCTATCAACTGATGCTCTCGAGTCGATCCAATGGAACGCGGTCGAGTTAA
- a CDS encoding TatD family hydrolase encodes MWFDSHAHPTAQGWSDELDAMREQEVGGFVAVGTSVESSAEMVRLSRQLRQQYPELTIGVAVGIHPHDADSASKESLETLEGMIKENPEIVCGVGECGLDLFYEYSNPKDQEAAFRAQIALAKRFDRTLVIHTRDAWEDTFRIFDDEGVPDRLIMHCFVGGPLEARRSLDYGAYLSFSGIATFKNAEEVRQAFLVAPLERVLVETDAPYLAPVPLRGRPNHIGNVAITGSFLAELRGVDPTKFAGQTWQNTIEVFQLQHKNL; translated from the coding sequence ATGTGGTTCGATTCGCATGCCCATCCGACGGCCCAGGGTTGGAGCGACGAACTCGATGCAATGAGAGAACAGGAAGTAGGTGGCTTCGTGGCGGTCGGCACCTCGGTCGAATCGTCCGCGGAGATGGTACGGCTCTCCCGCCAACTGCGCCAACAGTACCCCGAGTTGACCATCGGGGTTGCGGTGGGGATTCACCCACACGATGCGGACTCGGCGAGCAAGGAGAGCCTCGAGACCCTCGAAGGGATGATCAAGGAGAACCCCGAGATCGTCTGCGGGGTTGGCGAGTGTGGACTCGATCTGTTCTATGAGTACTCGAATCCAAAAGACCAGGAGGCGGCGTTCCGGGCCCAGATCGCGCTCGCAAAACGCTTTGATCGGACACTTGTCATTCACACCCGCGACGCCTGGGAGGATACGTTCCGGATCTTCGATGATGAGGGAGTTCCGGACCGTCTGATTATGCATTGCTTCGTAGGTGGCCCTCTTGAGGCGAGAAGATCGCTCGACTATGGTGCTTATCTGTCGTTCTCGGGGATTGCAACCTTCAAGAACGCCGAGGAGGTCCGTCAGGCCTTTTTGGTCGCTCCTTTGGAGCGGGTTTTGGTTGAGACTGATGCACCCTACTTGGCACCGGTACCCCTTCGGGGCCGGCCGAATCACATCGGCAACGTGGCGATCACCGGTTCGTTTCTTGCCGAACTTCGAGGCGTCGACCCCACGAAATTCGCGGGCCAGACGTGGCAGAATACCATAGAAGTGTTCCAATTACAGCATAAAAATCTATAA
- a CDS encoding 4-(cytidine 5'-diphospho)-2-C-methyl-D-erythritol kinase produces the protein MLQLEAPAKLTIRFKIVSRRADGYHEIEADMVSLSLADVLSIRATHEPSVVTMVADPLLGGASRYQVAVDSANSVIRALDFLGISAHVEVKKRIPQGAGLGGGSSDAAAILRHFGYHGDLGEVARLGADVPPSLVGGHVRVGGIGDQVEALGDIERHYILFLPEFSISTVAVYRAFDRIGSDGGDNDLFLAACEVEPRLRALSEELHARFLRPVLLAGSGSTLFIEGSFAELGLVAERGGSNAHAAMLPSAVGEVVAVGCHAEPRLRRATTTSKE, from the coding sequence GTGCTCCAGCTTGAGGCACCTGCGAAGCTGACAATTCGCTTCAAAATTGTCTCCCGTCGGGCCGATGGATACCATGAAATTGAAGCCGATATGGTCTCGCTCTCTCTTGCCGACGTGCTCTCTATCCGCGCCACGCATGAACCAAGCGTCGTGACAATGGTCGCAGATCCTCTTTTGGGTGGAGCCAGCCGTTACCAGGTTGCTGTCGACAGCGCTAATTCAGTTATCAGAGCCCTTGATTTTCTGGGGATATCGGCTCATGTTGAGGTGAAAAAGCGAATCCCTCAGGGTGCAGGTTTGGGAGGCGGGTCAAGCGACGCAGCCGCCATATTGCGTCACTTTGGTTATCACGGGGACCTTGGTGAAGTCGCACGTCTCGGGGCCGATGTCCCGCCATCCTTGGTCGGTGGGCATGTCCGCGTCGGTGGGATTGGCGACCAAGTCGAAGCTCTTGGAGACATCGAACGGCACTACATCCTCTTTTTGCCTGAGTTCTCAATCTCGACGGTCGCCGTCTATCGGGCCTTTGATCGAATAGGTAGTGATGGAGGCGATAACGATCTCTTCTTGGCAGCCTGCGAGGTCGAACCGAGACTGCGCGCATTGAGTGAGGAGTTGCACGCAAGGTTCCTTCGTCCAGTGTTGCTCGCCGGATCAGGCTCCACTCTGTTCATCGAGGGGAGTTTTGCAGAGCTTGGCCTTGTGGCGGAGCGAGGCGGCTCCAATGCACATGCGGCGATGTTGCCGAGTGCTGTGGGAGAGGTGGTGGCTGTCGGCTGTCACGCAGAGCCACGTCTTCGCCGAGCTACAACGACGTCGAAAGAATAA
- the rsmA gene encoding 16S rRNA (adenine(1518)-N(6)/adenine(1519)-N(6))-dimethyltransferase RsmA, whose protein sequence is MTTGVSKSELHRRLFSQGFEPSRALGQNFLVDANIARKIAYEASIGQKARAIEVGPGAGSLTVFLAEYFEQVLAVEADRALTAELQSTLMERGITNVEVVNDDILAFDFIHAGFDLLPTVVVGNLPYNIASQIILRVLERAWYVESVIVMVQAEMADRLLAPVGSRNSSAFGVHVALMASTRQVLTVPASVFVPPPKVGSKVIRLDRVRDPLSIVDPRLYDTIVWVVRLTFGHRRQMLRRALTPEQGAIVGSLGIAVTRRPESLLLDEWIAIGRALEEAGLGAPA, encoded by the coding sequence TTGACCACGGGTGTTTCGAAATCTGAACTGCATCGGCGGTTGTTCTCGCAAGGCTTTGAGCCGTCCCGTGCGTTGGGTCAGAACTTTCTCGTCGACGCAAACATCGCTCGGAAAATAGCGTATGAGGCCTCCATCGGGCAGAAGGCTCGGGCGATTGAGGTAGGTCCTGGTGCGGGATCGCTTACAGTTTTCCTTGCTGAGTATTTCGAGCAGGTGCTAGCGGTCGAGGCAGACCGTGCGCTCACGGCTGAATTGCAATCAACACTGATGGAGCGGGGAATCACGAACGTTGAAGTCGTCAACGACGATATCCTGGCTTTCGACTTTATTCATGCCGGGTTCGATCTTCTTCCTACTGTCGTCGTCGGTAATCTCCCTTATAATATCGCTTCCCAGATTATCCTTCGTGTTCTCGAACGCGCATGGTATGTTGAGTCGGTGATCGTAATGGTTCAAGCAGAGATGGCCGACCGGCTGCTGGCACCAGTCGGTAGCCGTAATTCCTCGGCATTTGGAGTTCATGTTGCACTCATGGCGAGTACGCGCCAAGTCCTCACCGTACCAGCTTCAGTCTTTGTGCCTCCGCCCAAGGTGGGTTCAAAGGTGATACGTCTCGATCGCGTGCGTGACCCTCTGTCCATAGTTGATCCACGGTTGTATGACACCATCGTTTGGGTTGTTCGGTTGACCTTTGGACACCGTCGTCAGATGTTACGGCGAGCACTGACTCCTGAGCAAGGTGCCATTGTTGGATCGCTAGGCATTGCGGTGACGCGTCGTCCCGAGTCCTTGCTCCTCGACGAGTGGATTGCTATTGGGCGAGCTCTAGAGGAGGCTGGCCTTGGTGCTCCAGCTTGA
- the metG gene encoding methionine--tRNA ligase, whose translation MSRFYITTPIFYVNGDPHLGTAYAAINADAFARWHRLLGDEVLFLTGTDEHGLKIQQSAEEHQISPQAWVDQTATRFVGAWKELAISFDDFIRTTQDRHHQTVKKFLTAIYENGFIEKGYYVGLYCVACEAYYEESELLDGNRCPVHERPVSEMSEENYFFKLSAFTDRLIELYESGKIQVTPEFRVNEVLGFLRQGLKDISITRTSITWGVQVPWDDQHVFYVWYDALINYLTAIGYGEDDTRFADWWPAVHHLLGKDIIRFHAVWWPAMCLAAGIDPPSQLLVSGWLLVDGAKMSKSSHNQIDPLSVVRELSSDALRYYLLSATSFGSDGDVSLERLRATYNADLANDLGNLVSRTVALIVQKLGGRTPPVPALDERIEPLQAMWLEGVAAWNEFRPNAALGAAMEMVRFSNSLLEQYEPWRQPVDDPASAWCLGVVREALRLATALLIPAVPDASAGVLARLGWHELGPLEWVAGGEVCELARAEPLFPRLVKGGR comes from the coding sequence ATGAGTCGCTTCTATATTACGACACCCATCTTCTATGTGAATGGTGATCCGCACCTGGGCACCGCCTATGCCGCGATCAATGCAGATGCCTTTGCTCGTTGGCATCGGTTGCTCGGGGACGAGGTCCTTTTCCTGACGGGAACCGATGAGCATGGGTTGAAGATTCAGCAGTCAGCCGAGGAGCACCAGATATCGCCGCAGGCCTGGGTCGACCAGACCGCTACCCGGTTCGTGGGTGCGTGGAAAGAGCTTGCGATCTCTTTCGATGATTTCATCCGGACAACACAGGATCGTCATCATCAGACCGTCAAGAAGTTCTTGACTGCTATCTACGAGAATGGTTTCATCGAGAAGGGTTACTACGTCGGTCTCTACTGTGTCGCCTGTGAGGCCTACTACGAGGAGAGCGAACTCCTTGACGGCAACCGGTGTCCCGTGCATGAGCGACCAGTCTCCGAGATGAGCGAGGAGAATTACTTCTTTAAACTCTCCGCATTTACCGATCGGCTGATTGAACTCTACGAATCAGGCAAGATTCAGGTGACGCCCGAATTTAGAGTCAATGAGGTTCTTGGTTTCCTCCGACAGGGGCTCAAAGATATCTCGATTACCCGGACCTCCATTACCTGGGGTGTGCAGGTTCCATGGGATGATCAGCACGTCTTCTACGTTTGGTACGATGCTCTGATTAACTATCTTACCGCCATTGGCTATGGGGAAGATGACACCCGGTTCGCAGACTGGTGGCCGGCAGTTCATCACCTGTTAGGTAAGGACATCATTCGTTTTCACGCTGTCTGGTGGCCAGCGATGTGTTTGGCGGCGGGCATCGATCCACCATCACAGCTGCTCGTGAGTGGATGGCTCTTGGTGGACGGCGCTAAAATGTCGAAGTCAAGCCACAATCAGATCGATCCACTGAGTGTCGTCCGGGAGTTATCCTCTGATGCACTTCGTTATTACTTACTTTCTGCTACTAGTTTCGGGTCGGATGGCGACGTCTCACTCGAGCGTTTGCGTGCGACCTATAACGCTGATCTTGCGAATGATCTTGGTAATCTTGTCTCAAGAACGGTCGCACTGATTGTGCAAAAATTGGGGGGCAGGACTCCACCTGTTCCGGCCTTAGATGAGAGAATTGAGCCGTTACAAGCGATGTGGTTGGAAGGAGTCGCTGCCTGGAATGAGTTCCGTCCAAATGCTGCCCTTGGCGCGGCCATGGAGATGGTGCGCTTTTCGAACTCGCTCCTTGAGCAATACGAGCCGTGGCGCCAGCCTGTGGATGACCCTGCAAGTGCATGGTGTCTCGGTGTGGTCAGGGAGGCGCTTCGACTCGCCACAGCACTTCTCATTCCTGCAGTCCCAGACGCGAGTGCGGGAGTGCTCGCGCGGTTGGGGTGGCATGAGCTAGGACCTCTCGAATGGGTCGCCGGTGGAGAGGTGTGCGAACTTGCGCGTGCTGAACCGTTGTTCCCGCGCTTGGTCAAGGGAGGGCGTTGA
- a CDS encoding septal ring lytic transglycosylase RlpA family protein, which translates to MSRAVPISVGVASLVATSWAVVMPLGSFSLTSDLTAGRQLPTAHTSASVGSGVLPVLYSSTSKVTLLNENGLAVIAGLGSIADATAGMTQLAAPPPPPPGPLPIPLPVVTSPPPPPPPPPPEYSQSGVVSWYGSPAGTCASPGLPFGTVVTVTNANTGASTQCVVNDRGPYVGGRILDLSPASFANIAPLGQGLTEAVLHWQ; encoded by the coding sequence ATGAGTAGGGCAGTACCGATCAGTGTCGGTGTTGCTTCGCTTGTCGCGACCAGTTGGGCGGTTGTGATGCCGTTAGGGAGTTTTTCTCTGACGAGTGATCTCACCGCTGGGCGTCAGCTACCCACTGCTCACACTTCAGCGAGTGTTGGCAGCGGAGTGCTCCCAGTTTTGTATTCATCGACATCCAAGGTCACACTCTTGAATGAAAATGGCCTTGCGGTTATTGCCGGCTTGGGGTCAATCGCAGATGCTACTGCAGGAATGACGCAGCTGGCGGCACCTCCGCCTCCGCCTCCGGGACCATTACCGATTCCCTTGCCGGTTGTGACGTCACCTCCACCACCACCTCCTCCTCCTCCACCAGAGTACAGCCAGTCAGGTGTTGTCTCTTGGTACGGTTCACCTGCTGGGACCTGCGCGTCGCCTGGTTTGCCGTTTGGGACAGTCGTGACGGTGACCAATGCCAACACCGGTGCATCAACACAGTGCGTGGTCAACGATCGTGGCCCGTATGTCGGTGGTCGCATTCTTGACCTCTCTCCCGCCTCTTTTGCCAACATCGCACCTCTTGGCCAAGGGCTTACGGAGGCAGTGCTACACTGGCAATAG